Proteins from a genomic interval of Shewanella seohaensis:
- a CDS encoding TonB-dependent receptor: protein MPKSMGPINLVAAAVICQLGLVNVATAAENDMERMVVSATRSPTQISDLSSTVWIIDEASIREQTDSGKGIKEMLAALVPSMDVSSQGRTNFGQNIRGRAMVVLIDGVSMNTSRSISRQLDSIDPFNIARIEVLAGASAIYGGGALGGAINIVTKKAADSSDTFEAEAGFKSGFNSSEDVDYRTALAVTGGSDSLKGRFSAAWQENGQWFDGSSNPVMLDITQTGMQYTQGYDLMANMDWQLANDANLSAMAQYYRNGSDDEHGLYMGENFSGVTGDASVLETRKGLDADRSPATERTLLNLSYSQNEFLGQTLYLQGFYRKENLDFHPFPYVNETSGVYNFSASAQNTSIYGLKAVVESKPVDSLTLTWGLDWDKESFDSSQMSFDLDAANQHGGLVMRELFTTGRYVDFSVESIAAFVQSSWEMNSFLVLNAGYRYQHMENSVDDFIGYNQQVAIASGKATGADAIKGGSTDYNIGLINLGLVAKLSQDQQLWLAYSQGFELPDLSKYYGRGTYKADADGYLQLQNSININDTRLDGIKTDSMELGWRYLADRWQAQASVYYAVSDKVIEVNSKDLTINVKDQDKRSYGLEAQLNFDISSDWQVGTNLHLVRSEVKDENNWIDETVTYASPSKATAFIGWRGDTQKIRLQAEHSFSAESDYRFKTNDGLASELDSYTTLDLLGSIDLPVGTLSYGIENLLDKDYSTLWGQRAMYFYSPTYGPESMFDYHGRGRTFALNYQLSW from the coding sequence ATGCCTAAGTCTATGGGGCCGATAAACCTAGTCGCCGCCGCAGTTATCTGCCAACTGGGGCTTGTTAATGTGGCAACAGCCGCTGAAAACGATATGGAGCGCATGGTGGTCTCCGCCACCCGCTCACCGACCCAAATCAGCGATCTCTCCAGCACTGTGTGGATCATTGATGAAGCCAGCATTCGCGAGCAAACCGATAGCGGCAAAGGTATTAAGGAAATGCTCGCCGCCTTAGTGCCGTCGATGGATGTATCCAGCCAAGGGCGCACCAACTTTGGCCAGAATATTCGCGGTCGCGCCATGGTGGTCCTAATCGATGGCGTGTCGATGAACACCTCCCGCAGTATCAGCCGCCAGCTCGACAGTATCGATCCATTCAATATTGCCCGCATCGAAGTGCTTGCTGGCGCGTCGGCTATCTATGGCGGTGGCGCACTGGGCGGTGCCATAAATATTGTCACTAAAAAAGCAGCTGACAGCAGTGATACCTTCGAAGCCGAAGCGGGATTCAAGTCCGGCTTTAATAGCAGTGAGGATGTAGATTACCGCACCGCGCTGGCGGTGACCGGAGGCAGCGATTCGCTTAAAGGGCGCTTCAGTGCCGCTTGGCAGGAAAACGGCCAATGGTTTGATGGCAGCAGCAACCCTGTGATGCTGGACATTACCCAAACCGGAATGCAGTACACCCAAGGTTATGATTTAATGGCGAATATGGATTGGCAGCTTGCCAATGACGCTAACCTCAGCGCCATGGCGCAATACTATCGCAACGGTTCAGACGATGAACATGGTCTGTATATGGGTGAGAACTTCTCCGGCGTCACTGGCGATGCCTCAGTGCTCGAAACCCGTAAGGGATTAGACGCTGACCGCAGCCCCGCCACCGAGCGCACTTTGCTGAATCTGTCCTACTCACAGAATGAGTTTCTTGGTCAAACCCTGTATTTACAAGGCTTTTATCGCAAAGAGAATCTGGACTTCCACCCGTTCCCCTATGTCAATGAAACCAGCGGCGTCTACAACTTCTCAGCATCGGCCCAAAACACCAGCATCTATGGTTTGAAGGCGGTCGTTGAATCCAAGCCCGTCGATAGCCTCACGCTCACTTGGGGACTGGATTGGGATAAAGAAAGTTTTGATTCGAGCCAAATGAGCTTCGACCTCGATGCCGCCAACCAACACGGCGGCTTAGTGATGCGCGAGCTGTTCACTACCGGCCGTTATGTCGACTTTTCGGTCGAATCCATTGCTGCATTTGTCCAAAGCAGTTGGGAGATGAATAGCTTTTTGGTGCTAAACGCAGGCTATCGTTATCAACACATGGAAAACAGTGTTGATGATTTTATCGGTTATAACCAACAGGTGGCGATCGCCTCTGGCAAAGCCACAGGAGCCGATGCCATTAAAGGCGGCAGCACCGACTATAACATAGGTTTAATCAACCTCGGCTTGGTGGCTAAGTTAAGCCAAGACCAACAACTCTGGCTTGCCTATTCCCAAGGCTTTGAACTGCCAGACCTATCGAAATACTATGGCCGCGGCACCTACAAGGCCGATGCCGACGGTTACTTACAGTTGCAAAACAGCATCAATATCAATGATACTCGCCTTGATGGGATCAAGACCGACTCCATGGAGCTGGGATGGCGTTATCTTGCAGACCGTTGGCAGGCGCAAGCCAGCGTCTATTATGCCGTGTCTGACAAGGTCATTGAGGTCAACAGCAAAGATCTGACCATCAATGTCAAAGACCAAGACAAGCGCAGCTATGGCCTAGAGGCACAACTGAACTTTGATATCAGCTCCGACTGGCAAGTCGGCACCAATCTGCATCTGGTGCGCAGTGAAGTGAAGGATGAGAATAACTGGATCGATGAAACCGTCACTTATGCCTCGCCCTCTAAGGCCACCGCCTTTATTGGCTGGCGCGGCGACACACAGAAGATCCGTTTACAGGCTGAGCACAGTTTCAGCGCCGAATCTGACTATCGCTTCAAAACCAACGATGGCCTAGCGAGTGAGCTTGATAGCTACACGACGCTGGATTTACTGGGCTCTATCGATTTACCGGTCGGCACCTTGAGCTACGGCATCGAAAACCTGCTCGATAAAGACTACAGCACCCTGTGGGGCCAAAGAGCGATGTACTTCTACAGTCCGACCTACGGTCCTGAGTCTATGTTCGACTACCATGGCCGCGGTCGCACCTTTGCCCTCAATTATCAACTGAGTTGGTGA
- a CDS encoding cupin domain-containing protein: MMKLKMLFGLAALTSTAVMAQGPQCNHAQLPYQQMTPVPYDSTPYVPQNTMPEQCRNPEIEAYIADWEAGKIDFNTIKPNDSIAADQRFCKTLDDHGNVLEAKNCDPKNSPVGYIWKELSDSPVVIGITNGLKSDHEPHFHGQPECYYVVNGTSKTLANNKFETLAKGQYFYIPGAHIHNTPILNKEGLGVFYWYPNNAHFDGFKYYWRKDVKNLRVAEEAFDRVDAIRKRDLNLGPYGTNEQFFKN, from the coding sequence ATGATGAAATTAAAAATGCTTTTCGGATTAGCCGCACTGACTTCAACAGCTGTTATGGCTCAAGGCCCACAATGTAATCACGCGCAACTACCCTATCAACAAATGACGCCAGTGCCGTACGACAGCACGCCCTATGTGCCGCAAAACACTATGCCAGAGCAATGCCGTAACCCCGAAATCGAGGCCTACATTGCCGATTGGGAAGCTGGCAAAATCGACTTTAACACCATCAAACCCAATGACAGCATTGCCGCAGACCAACGTTTTTGTAAAACTTTGGATGACCACGGTAACGTGCTCGAAGCCAAAAACTGCGATCCTAAAAACTCACCTGTGGGTTATATCTGGAAAGAGCTATCAGATAGCCCTGTCGTAATTGGTATCACTAATGGGTTGAAATCAGACCATGAGCCACATTTCCATGGTCAACCAGAGTGTTACTACGTAGTCAACGGCACCAGCAAGACACTGGCAAACAATAAATTTGAAACTCTGGCCAAAGGTCAATATTTCTATATTCCTGGTGCCCATATCCACAATACCCCAATCCTCAATAAAGAAGGTTTAGGTGTATTTTACTGGTATCCAAACAACGCCCACTTTGATGGATTTAAATACTACTGGCGTAAAGATGTTAAAAATCTACGGGTGGCCGAAGAAGCCTTTGACCGCGTAGATGCCATCCGTAAACGCGATTTAAACCTAGGCCCATACGGTACCAACGAACAATTTTTCAAAAACTAG
- a CDS encoding cytochrome c3 family protein, producing the protein MMKTLLLTLVVATLFTGAANAGDLVKMKGSTQGRTNHEFIYQDGCKGCHQGSGKQNATDAACVECHGEITSIPVDESKLAIPEAHPHKSLHYNEGASCLACHGEHEKKAPVCAECHRTWFKEM; encoded by the coding sequence ATGATGAAAACATTACTACTCACACTGGTTGTTGCAACACTGTTCACTGGCGCAGCCAATGCCGGAGACCTTGTCAAGATGAAAGGCAGCACCCAAGGCAGAACCAACCACGAATTTATCTACCAAGATGGCTGTAAAGGATGCCACCAAGGCTCGGGTAAACAAAATGCCACCGATGCAGCCTGCGTTGAATGTCATGGCGAAATCACCAGTATTCCGGTTGATGAGTCCAAACTTGCCATCCCTGAAGCCCATCCACATAAATCGCTGCACTACAACGAAGGCGCCAGCTGCTTAGCCTGCCACGGCGAGCATGAGAAAAAGGCTCCCGTGTGCGCTGAGTGTCACCGTACTTGGTTCAAAGAAATGTAA